In one window of Desulfonatronovibrio magnus DNA:
- a CDS encoding glycosyltransferase family 9 protein, whose protein sequence is MNTARNQRHALLINLTRFGDLIQSQPVLSKLKDQGLVTHLVCLENFARAAELLHDADFIHAMPGARFLALLDSTWPMAIVELQNWINSTASVEHFDQTINLTPSLSSRLLTSQFQSEHKLGFFLDELGFGCYSNNWAAFLQASSAHRGSSPFNIVDMFVRSAHLPTQKTKLKIKAPDKELISQMRNELSTKTQRNNFAGYVAFQLGASDDKRRWPVEYFALLGEMLCKELNLCPVLLGTKSEQHLAQKYENLSQAPHISLTGQTSLQELSATLSLCKLLVTNDTGTMHLAAGLGVRSAAFFLATAQPWDTGPYLDNCLCLEPDMNCHPCSFSHTCDTGFSCRKAISPETVFKAITHYISTGEWRKMEGQGAKVRATCLENDLYTLRPLNPGAQNNYSLWMSTQKHFYNLFLNDEALTVPKDTTRPEKDYCQNIVEHINSILPLLNLAAQQANVLKKVAAPAVKKKFLSTWQRLSHILSQSSYFPVLGLLWTHQSQAASSNLEEIIALCQRYEKLLQKLNNFLRM, encoded by the coding sequence TAGAAAATTTTGCCCGGGCAGCTGAACTTCTTCATGATGCTGACTTTATCCATGCCATGCCAGGTGCCAGATTTCTGGCTCTGTTAGACAGTACCTGGCCCATGGCCATTGTTGAACTGCAAAACTGGATCAATTCCACTGCCTCTGTTGAACATTTTGACCAGACAATAAACCTTACCCCATCCCTGAGCTCCAGACTGCTTACCAGTCAATTTCAATCAGAACATAAACTGGGCTTTTTTCTGGATGAACTGGGCTTTGGATGCTACTCTAACAATTGGGCGGCATTCCTGCAGGCCTCATCAGCGCACAGGGGAAGCAGTCCCTTTAATATTGTTGACATGTTTGTCAGGTCTGCCCACCTTCCAACCCAAAAAACAAAACTGAAAATCAAAGCCCCGGATAAAGAGCTCATCAGCCAGATGAGGAATGAACTTTCCACAAAAACCCAGAGAAATAACTTTGCCGGGTATGTGGCTTTCCAGCTTGGTGCCAGTGATGACAAAAGACGTTGGCCTGTTGAGTACTTTGCCCTGCTTGGAGAAATGCTTTGTAAAGAATTAAACCTTTGCCCAGTTCTTCTGGGAACGAAATCCGAGCAGCACCTTGCTCAAAAATATGAAAATCTTTCCCAGGCACCCCATATCAGTCTCACAGGACAGACCTCTTTGCAGGAATTGTCCGCCACTCTTTCCCTGTGCAAACTTTTAGTGACCAATGATACCGGCACAATGCACCTGGCCGCCGGCCTCGGAGTAAGAAGCGCAGCTTTTTTTCTGGCCACAGCCCAGCCCTGGGATACAGGCCCTTATCTTGACAACTGTCTTTGCCTTGAACCGGACATGAACTGTCATCCATGCTCATTTTCTCATACATGTGATACTGGGTTTTCATGTCGAAAGGCCATATCTCCTGAAACTGTTTTCAAAGCCATTACCCATTACATATCTACAGGCGAGTGGAGAAAAATGGAGGGTCAAGGAGCAAAAGTCAGGGCTACCTGCCTTGAAAATGATCTGTATACCTTACGCCCGTTAAACCCTGGGGCGCAGAACAACTATTCCCTGTGGATGTCCACCCAGAAACACTTTTACAACCTCTTTCTGAATGATGAAGCTCTGACGGTTCCCAAAGATACTACCCGACCGGAAAAAGATTACTGTCAGAATATTGTTGAGCATATCAATAGCATCCTGCCTCTGCTCAACCTGGCAGCCCAGCAGGCCAATGTTCTGAAAAAAGTTGCCGCACCTGCTGTCAAAAAAAAGTTTCTTTCCACCTGGCAGAGACTGAGCCATATCCTTTCCCAAAGCTCTTACTTTCCAGTATTGGGACTATTATGGACCCATCAGTCCCAGGCTGCCTCATCCAATCTTGAAGAGATCATTGCTCTTTGCCAGAGGTATGAAAAACTTTTGCAAAAGCTGAACAATTTTCTCAGAATGTAG